The Opitutales bacterium ASA1 genome window below encodes:
- a CDS encoding LacI family DNA-binding transcriptional regulator, which translates to MNDQKRKVTVVDIARVAGVALGTVSRVLNNHPEVNDEMRNRVLETARDLNYTRIRKRRATTRTPSGEANGAASGNIAVICFGMEDALVHLPVVSSALQGIEHALASQHRDLMFANVPDGDRVPAFLRHGRVDGLILKGPNQGRLPVSHESELLRHIYQFPRVWLMGRLPNAQGDHCNFDFETAARLVAEHLAGQGHRHVAFFNPKPGQVQFERLKMAFFGVAPQHRLQATLLETEPPARLAWPLPAITLESHVEELVERWTNIPAQDRPTTLFTPSDRTAVQVYASLARRGLKVGQDVSVVSCNNERSLATSLHPALTTIDVHPDQIGRRAIDLLLWRIAHAEDPHQLQIFVDPTLVVRESVAPI; encoded by the coding sequence ATGAACGATCAAAAGCGCAAAGTCACCGTCGTCGACATTGCCCGCGTCGCGGGGGTCGCACTCGGGACCGTCTCCCGAGTTCTCAACAACCACCCCGAGGTGAACGACGAGATGCGCAATCGCGTGCTCGAGACCGCGCGGGATCTCAACTACACACGAATCCGCAAGCGCCGCGCCACGACACGCACGCCTTCGGGCGAAGCCAATGGTGCCGCGAGCGGAAACATCGCGGTCATTTGCTTCGGGATGGAAGATGCGCTCGTCCACCTCCCGGTGGTGAGTTCGGCCCTCCAAGGCATCGAACACGCACTCGCGAGCCAGCATCGGGACTTGATGTTCGCGAACGTTCCCGACGGTGATCGCGTGCCGGCGTTTCTGCGCCACGGCCGGGTGGACGGTCTCATCCTCAAGGGCCCAAATCAGGGTCGCCTTCCGGTGTCGCACGAGAGCGAGCTGCTTCGCCACATCTACCAGTTTCCTCGCGTTTGGTTGATGGGCCGCCTACCCAATGCACAGGGCGATCACTGCAACTTCGATTTCGAAACCGCCGCGCGACTCGTCGCCGAGCACCTCGCCGGGCAAGGCCATCGCCACGTCGCGTTCTTCAATCCAAAACCCGGACAAGTGCAGTTCGAACGGCTGAAGATGGCGTTCTTCGGCGTGGCCCCCCAACACCGGCTTCAGGCGACGCTGCTCGAAACCGAGCCACCCGCGCGCCTCGCTTGGCCACTGCCCGCAATCACACTCGAGAGCCACGTGGAGGAACTCGTCGAACGCTGGACGAACATCCCCGCGCAGGATCGCCCGACGACATTGTTCACGCCTTCGGACCGAACTGCGGTGCAAGTTTACGCATCCTTGGCACGACGCGGACTCAAAGTGGGTCAGGACGTCAGCGTCGTTTCCTGCAACAACGAACGCAGCCTCGCCACCAGCCTCCATCCCGCTCTCACGACGATCGACGTGCATCCCGATCAGATCGGACGTCGCGCGATCGACCTGCTCTTGTGGCGGATCGCGCACGCCGAGGATCCGCATCAGCTTCAGATCTTCGTCGATCCCACCTTGGTCGTACGCGAGTCGGTCGCACCGATCTGA